ACCGCAGAAGAGAAAGAGCCTGCAAGGATTGTACCCTGCAGGCTTGGGAGGGGTGATGGCGGACTAATCGCCTGCGGCTTCTGCCAAGGCCGGCACGGTTTCGCTTTCTTCTCTCGCCGGTTCTTTCAGCTTCACCAGCTTGATGTCACGCGCCAGGCCGAGCACCTTCAAGGTCCAGATGCCCATCCAGTTCATGTCCAGCTCATACCACGCCAGCCCGTGCCGCGCCGAGGTCGGATGCGCATGGTGATTGTTATGCCAGCCCTCGCCGAAGCTCAGCAACGCCACCCACCAGTTGTTGGTCGAATCGTCGCGCGTCTGGAAGCGCCGGCTGCCCCACATGTGCGTCGCCGAATTCACCAGCCAGGTGCTGTGCAGGGCCAGCACCGTGCGCAGGAACATGCCCCACAGCAGCCACGGCCACCCGCCCGCCGCCAACAAAGCGATTCCCAGAACGACCTGCGGCGCGTAGTGATACTTGCTGATCCAAACCTGAAAGCGGTCTCTCGCCAGGTCGGGCGCGTACTTGGCCAGGATGGCGGCGTCATGATGCAGCGCCCGCCCGGTCAGGATCCATCCCATATGCGCCCACCATCCGCCGTCGCGCGGCGAATGCGGATCGCCCTCCACGTCGCTGAAGCGGTGATGAATGCGGTGCGTCGCCACCCAGAAGATCGGCCCGCCCTGCATCGCCAGCACGCCGCACAGGGTCAGGAAATATTCCACCCACTTGGGCGTCTTGTATCCACGATGCGTCAGCAGCCGGTGATATCCCATCCCGATGCCCAGGCTGCCCGCCAACCAGTAGAGGAAGACCGCCACCGCCAGCGCCGACCAACTGAAGAAGAACAGCGCCGCCACCGCCCCCGCATGGAAGATTGCCATGAAGACAGCGGTCACCCAGTTGATCTGCTTCGGCCTCTCCAGCGCCGCCGTTTCCTGTTCCATGTCCTCGCTCGCGGGTCGGCTCACATCAACCGATGGCTCAGCCTACCAACTCCCCGCCGCCCCATCTGTAATAGTTCTGTAATTGCTTGTTCTACGCCGCCTCTGCCCCCGCCCACTTCTCGATCATCAACAACGTCGCCGCATAGTCCAGATCATCGTGTCCTTCGCGACTCGCTGCCTCGTACACCGCGTCCACGGCCTCCACGCCCGGCAGCCGCACGCCGTGCCGCCGCGCCGCTTCCAGCATCAGGTGCAGGTCCTTGTGCATCAGCCGCAGCGGGAAGTTGGGGGAGAAATCGCGCCGCTCGACGAACGGCGCTTTGTAGTCCACCACCCCGGAGCGCGCCATCGACGACCGCACCAGCGCCAGG
This portion of the Terriglobales bacterium genome encodes:
- a CDS encoding fatty acid desaturase, which encodes MEQETAALERPKQINWVTAVFMAIFHAGAVAALFFFSWSALAVAVFLYWLAGSLGIGMGYHRLLTHRGYKTPKWVEYFLTLCGVLAMQGGPIFWVATHRIHHRFSDVEGDPHSPRDGGWWAHMGWILTGRALHHDAAILAKYAPDLARDRFQVWISKYHYAPQVVLGIALLAAGGWPWLLWGMFLRTVLALHSTWLVNSATHMWGSRRFQTRDDSTNNWWVALLSFGEGWHNNHHAHPTSARHGLAWYELDMNWMGIWTLKVLGLARDIKLVKLKEPAREESETVPALAEAAGD